The sequence ttgtgtgtgtgtgtgtgtgtgtgtgtgtgtgtgtgtgtgtgtgtgtgtgtgtgtgtgcacgtgtgtaattatattacatacatacacacatacacacacacacacacacacacacacacacacacacacacacacacacacacacacacacacacacacactgcggGTACACTCAAAACTATTTACTCACATACAGGAAAGTCCCAACTCAAAACATCATCCATTTCTGGAAGCATGCGGCTAAAAATCATTCTATTGTTATAAAGCCATAATTTTATAGAAAGCTTCTCTAACAAGTTCTTGAAAGCCGTCCAGAAACAGCTAGCATAGCACATACTTTCAAAGCTATTGATTTCAACATTTCTAGGTTATCTGGTGACCAAAGTCCAAGCCGCATTTCCACTACCAAGTAGTAAGAAACCCACCAGCATAAGTCACTCATGCGTCGTGACGATCATCCTTGTCCATCTCAGCCACTTCTATATTAAATGAATAATTACTGATAGGGTGGGGTGCATGTTAGCTATGcatttggtttgttgtttgattttatttttattttttacattaTTAGTGTGTCATATAGTCAGATGCTCTTTCTCATCAGTTTCTTTATTTTCTTGGGATCAGGGTTTGAAAAAtccggtcgccaagtcgccatatggcgaccacttcAAGGTGGTTGGGACTAAACGAGCTGTGTGGTTGCCaatttggcgactagaaatatttggtagtttttAGTCTTTGTGGCAGCGGCTCTTGGATGCGAACAACCTGCTCGGCAGATATGTTTTGCGTTACAATATGTTGCCACTTTCTAagtctaccatttagtggcacacTGCAAAGTAGGCCGTCTAACTTAGCACCTTTGTACATATCGCgtaacaacgtatcacctagcaatctattgcgagTTGTTGCTATTGTCTGGTTGACCATTTTTATGGACTTTACTGCCTGTAACAATCTCAttggtctctgccatcagctccagacaaacccaactaCTAAAGGCATGCAGTCGTGTTTAATTCTTCAAACAATTGTGGTCACTCCTATTCTTCATACGCTACACCAGCAAACCCAACtcaacagctctatcatcgTTGAGATGCCATTGCGCAGCAGCTTCTCCCGAATAAAACACGAAATCTGCAATCAATTGTTGTTGAAGGGGACGGCAACTTcctatttagatccttttctacgctgttcaaaggaacgaagaatctgaccatcttcaattgagacaaatgaaaactattACTTAGATCTTTGCAAACGGCGGGCGTCGGAcgtggcaaaacaaacagcttttgccacagcaagctgcctgatTGTCTTTCTATCAGAAGAACTACCAGGTATGTCCAGGAGCTCGTATGTCTCCTACTGCTACTAGGAAAGTCCGTTCAcacaaagtttctgcatgtccagttctgaaatctagatgttgaatgatgctACATGCTATTGAAGTGCTAtaataacaaaagtttatccCTTGTGTTCCACAGATTAGCACAGCTAACCATAGAGCAGGTGGGGTTACATGCAGTAGCCGAATGTACTGTTCTCAACAACAGTAGTCATAAGAGAAGAAAACGCTCTTATCTACTCaaccaaagaatgctcatgttttattggatggattgccaggatgtcaatgtgatgacaaaccacatttttgtttggttggagctatacaattagttgaaagttaggataaaatatgaatactcatagtATTACATAGAAAGAATCCCAAGCATAATACTctagattgatgtgtttacttgctATCTACAATCTTCATCCAATGTTattgcaaattcctagttaaacgtgataatctgggaaagggCTCAACAGTAATAGTAATGACtagtttacttctggaatctctgacctagaaactagtaaaagtttggcgaccaaccgttcctctacgtggccaaactggcgaccagacTCAAACACATATTTTGAACCCTGTGGGATGTTGTTATTTTGAGTGTTCATTAATTCAGCACACGTAGGTTGTGGTTGATGAGAGGAGATCTGACTGGTTGTATTTCGTAGAGAAGTTGAGGACCAAGTGTTTTCAGTTAGATGACCTTATATGGCAATAGAGGCGTGTGTAGTGGTGGCCTGATTTACATGACATTGTTCTATTGCCACACTGTGCATAGAGTAGTAACCTGTCGTGTGCTGACTCGTCGTACAACAATTTTCCAGCATACAGATAGTCCGTATGAGTGTCAATGAAGAATCTTAAAGGTAAGTAGACATCTTGTTTACACCTAGAGACAAAGAGTCTCAACAGCTGAGCCTTCATAACAAAACATTTCGACATATTGAGTAAGACATGGGAAGTCCACACCTGTAGAGACATAAAAGAGCTGAGAACACAAACATGTGCCTTACCATACATTACCTAGACACACTTTTTTGTGTGATATCATCTGGAGTTAGACTTATCTTGTTTACAGTATCGGAATGCTTTCTTAATttgtacagtcagacctcgtttgtttgtctcgcTCGTTTCTGTCAGACTAATGCTATTGTGGGACTATTGGTACCAAAATACACAGTGACTCTTGTATATTGGTTTCATGTGTAGCttgtcagaaagtgagggtGTCGGGTTATCAGATGTCGAATAACGAGGTCTAACTGTATTAGGTTGTGATCTAGAAGTGCAATAAGTAGCTGTGTCTTATTGACTGTTAAACGAAGTGCTTGTTCATCGTGTAGttattacattatttattacattatttattatattatgtattacactatttattacattatttattatattatgtagtacattatttattacattatttattatattatgtattacactatttattacattatttattacattatttattacattatttattacattatttattacattgtTTATTacattgtttattatttattatactagtaattgaagctatgtttacaccgtcgcttgtacagctatgagccttcaaagtcctgaacaccaccACGTATGCTAGGAGGAGtaattgtcgcgaagaattacgaatatacacactattttctttctagacgtgctacttgtaaaatgtatttaaaattctacatagcgactgttgttttgcatgaccgcaaagtccgtaaatagtctaGTCGTATGTAGAGTCAtcatatacgggacataaaatctctcaTGGTTACGTAGTGTTggattcccgtataaatgtCGTATAACCAAGGAAGCGATTAATTTTGggttagcagttgcagacaggtgagttctgttgtttatttccgacagatcctagcaatcgcaaacatgaattacactgttctggtaagaaaactctctcaaggaagttttgCGCCTACGGTTGGCTGTTCGTgtattgtctttggttgccacgtacgacataaaggaattaatgtttTGTGATTAGGCCACACAAAGGAGACGTGGCACATTTCTGCagcatgacagacatagccagccacatagtccccagactgGAAGTTGGTTTAGCCCtgtacgtttagagtacgctactcgccaagtctcatgactttacaaagtcCATTTTGTAGAGGCTCAAAGCTgaattagttatatatatttgttatttattgtattatttattatattatttattatttattatattatttattatattttttattatttattatattatttattatattatttattatattatttattatttattatattatttattatttattatattatttattatatttattatttattacattatttattatttattatattatttattatattatttattatatttattatttattacattatttattatttattatattatttattatttattatatttttattatttattatattatttattgtattatttattatttattatattatgtattatattatttattatgtattatattatttattatttattatattatttattatattatttattatattatttattatattatttattatttatttattatttattatattatttattatattatttattacattatttattatatttattatattatttattacattatttattatattatttattatattatttattacattatttattatatttattatattatttattacattatttattatattatttattatgtgttgtgctcaaccagatcagtctggtttgtaaagtctattacaagtaccggaagcaaaccctgcttcagaagtacttagaccatcacggctgtttagaaagaagacatgactttacgaaggatctattattattatttattatattatttattatttattattaattatattatttattatattatgtattatttattataatatttattatttattatattatttattatattatttattatattatttattatttattatattatgtattatttattatttattatattatttattatattatttattatattatttattatattatttattatatcaGATTGAAAAAAACAGCCTTGACGTCACGATAATTTTGTGGAAGCTACTATAGTGGCATATTCCAGTCACTGGTCATTAAGACTTTTGGATTGTGGACCAGCCATAGAGTTTGCTAGTCATCAAGAACTTCGCTAGAAGACTTGCCTTTAAAGGAAATCTTTTAATGACCAAGGCTACCACTAACTTGTGCAAACAGCTATCTGTTACATTATGGCTATATAATGCCAAGATgattttacatacagtagatTAGTGCTGGACTGTAGAGAGAGTGCTTTATTAGTCTTCTAGCTTGTTCTGAGTTTTTGatttaatgtgtgtgtgtgtgtgtgtgtgtgtgtgtgtgtgtgtgtgtgtgtgtgtgtgtgtgtgtgtgtgtgtgtgtgtgtgtgtgtgtgtgtgtgtgtgtgtgtgtgtgtgtgtgtgtgtatttagagtgacacccatatatttgtatataatacagataacacacacacacacacacacacacacacacacacacacacacacacacacacacacacacacacacacacacacacacacacacacacacacacacacacactagtattatattaattgttatataGTGGCAATGTTGTTAGTGACTGATTAGTTATGAGCATGCTGGTTATGTAGCACCCAGAAGATTTCTCTACAAATCAATAAGGAAGGCACCATTTGTTCAATGGGCTACAAAGCGTCGGACGGGAACACCTCACGGTTCCCAAGAGCGACTAGATTGTCTCCAGTAAGTAATTTGGTCGCCATATTTCTATGCAACATCAAGGTGATCGAATTTTGGGATTTTGCTGCAGGTTGTTTGGTGTTAGTCTGTCAAAAGTGACTAAGGATGGTGTATTACCGAAGTCGATTCTGGTAAATAGATAAATACTTGAAAATTGATGTAGTAGTTGCATCACGATGTCTGTGCTGTCATGTAGGACATACTGGTGCGTTTGTACAAGGAGGGTCCATCCGTACCGGGAGTGTTCAGACGCTCGTGCAATGCTCGTTTGGCTAGAAAATTGAAGGAATCTCTAAACAACGGTTAGTAGTATCGGACTTCTGTTGATCGACACTCGAGACTCATTGTCATTGTTGATTGTTAGGAGAGGATGTGTCAATTGGTGATGCTGACATTTTGGTGTTGGCTACAGTAATGaaggtttgttgtgtgtgcatatgttgTATGTGTAATTGTACGGCTGGAGGGAAATAAGACTGTTTGTGGTGTTTGCTGTTCAGGAATTTCTTCGAAGTTTGCCTGATTGTATATTTTGTTGTGAAAACTTTGCCGATTTGGTGGCTACGAATCAAAATACGGAAGACTTAAATCGAGTAGACGGGATTCTCAGGTATATTGTATGTCGTTTTCATGATGGTTGGTGTGTGAAGATTTTCTGGGATTTAGGGTAATGGATCGACTGCCGTTGTGTAATTACATTGTATTGCGACATTTTATGTGGGTGCTGTACCGAGTGGCAGAAAACTCAGAACATAACAGCATGGATGCTCATAATATTGCAatattgcattgtgtgtgtcgCCGAGTCTCTTGTGGGGAGTAGAGTCGGTGAACGCAGTGCACCACGAGGTGCCGCCATTGATTGAGTTCATGGTGACGAACTGTGTGCAGATTTTTGGAAATGAAGTCCCATTTGCATTTACTGCTGGAAAGCGACTCGTGAGAGTGAGAAGTGACAGCGATGGAACAAAGTATCGGATACATTCCAAGCAGGACAACATGCTGCCTCGTGATTCGGTCTCGTCGACTGAAATGGAGTATGGAGAGTCGGGTGATGAGGCAGCTTCTCCTCAGTCGACGATCTCTAAGGATTCTGCTCTCACTGCTAGTGACTCAAATCTTTACACAGAACAGGAACAGAGCAGTTCAAACCGAAGAGAATCGACGGGAAGTCGTGGCAATAATACTGCAGGAAATCGGAGACACGGTTCTTCATATTCGTGGAAATCCTCGTCTGGATGTGGTGGCTCTGTGTCAGAACGAGATGCAGTAGAGAAGAGAGGAGCATTCTGTAGAAGTAAAAGTGATGATGTGAGAGTGTCGAGTGAAAGCCTGAATGGAAACGGAGGTAGCCTGCCATCTAGTCTGCAGGAGGATACTCCATTTTTAAGTGGAGAAATTACAGCTAGTGGCTCGATGCCGTCTCTGTGTGGTGAAGATGATATGTTGGATACGAAGATGATGGCACCTGCTGGCTTACCTAGAACGTATTCTGATATTCCTACTTCTCCAACAAAGTTGAAGAGTCATCCAATGCTTCAAAGACGTCAAACACCTCCAAAAGCCCCACCTGCAACGAGAAGGCTTCCCGGTCAGCCACCTACTGCTCCTAATCTGGTAGAGAGAAGAGAACGTCCTGGAGCTGCAGGACAAGGATATGTCGATGTCAGTGGAGGATGGTCTCGGCCTCTCAGGCAAAGTCGGGTATCACCTCGGAGAAAACATGGAATGGGGAGCAAGTCGGCTCCGTCCAGTCCAGAGACGGACAGAGCTTTGGAGACCGGGCAATCGAGTCGAAATATTTCTCTTCCTTCATATGATTGGGCTGTTGAGCAGAATGCCAGAGTTTCTCCTGGTTCAATGTCTCATTACGTTCAACAGTCATGGCAGCTCGAGTCAGCCAACAAACCTTCAAGAATTGCCTTGGATCGTTCCTACAGTGTAGGGGTCACGACATCGACTGCATCCGAGTTGAGTACTTCACTTGGCAGCATGAGTTACAAAGCAGCAAAATCGCATTTCTATGTTCCTCACACACAGGCATCAGTTCCCGAGTATACAACTGTTGTAACTGCTGAGGTGCTGTCTGGAGGTCAGATGAAACCGAATATGACAACAGTTATTCATCCTATCATTCATGGGAAAGATTCCCCGTCTCAGTCAACTAAAAAGAAAACGATGTTCTATCACAGAGTATCGACATCGGGTGCTGCAACTCCACCAACTCGAACTGACTTACCTAATTTTAAGAGCAAATCTCGGTCTCTTGACACGTGGCAGAAGAAACAAGGTTACTTCTATCAGCCTGAAAGTAACAGAGATTTAGAAGTACCTTTTCACCGATCGTCAACATACagcagtgtgcgaaataaaTCAAGAAAGGATGAGGCCTTTTCCTCATTTGTCAAGGACACTGATATGTCAGATTTCCAAGTGAATCGTCCTCGTTCGCGACACAGAGGCTTGTCACAAAAGTTTTCTTTTAGTGAACGGTCTGTAACAGAGCCCAATATTCCATTGACCTCGTATCAACACGAAGTGAgaacatcatcatcaatggATTCTTGTGAAAACGAGATGAGGAAATTTGATTGTGACTTTGGTCTGAGTGGGAGCTTTCCTGAAGTGAGAAGAATAAAGTCGGTCGATCAATTACGACAACGTCTTGAATCATCTGGAGTAGATTCTTCTCCATTACCTGATCGACGGGCTGTAGTTTCAGCATTTGAGAGCCGATCCGCCGAAAACTTTAAGAAACCTTATTCATCACGACCTTTCCAATTGAAAACTGACATTTCTGGTCGATATGTGGGCTTGACACAACCGTCTTCTCACATTGGAGCTTTTAGACGATATTCTCCATCTGGTCACAATTCACCGGGTTTGTTGAGTGCTTCATCAAAGCATCACGGTCCTCCACGGTTACGTCGTCTTCCTTTGCAACGGAGCTTTGATTCGGCAATGGATGATATTAGTGCTGAGGAAGACTCAACACCGGATGAGGAAAACAGCGAACTGTTTTCTGGACTTGAAGAATCGTTTGTGTGATCGTGTGTTGAGGgattttatatataatttctACAATGTGATGGCCGGTATTACAACAACACTACCGTGTTGCCTTATTATAACAGATATGACTGATACAACAGTTTTTGGTAGAAACAGTTGCATAGCAATGATAATAGAGACACCAGGCAAACAGGTTTTACATAATGATTTGTACAGGAAATTGAGATGTAGTTCTCCTATTGTTATAATTGAATTATTAATTGTCATTTGAGACGTGTCGTTACCACAGACTTAAACTGTAAATACAGTACCTCGCTATCCCGTACGTACAAACATCACGAGTAAGTTATACGGGAGTTCGTTAGTATACGGGACTTATACGGGACTGCTTTATACATACGGGATAAACAAGTATCCTCGCAACGGATTAGTAAGCGATACCTTGGCAACATGGCGGCAGTCGCCCCTCGAAAGTCGGACGCTGGGCACGACACCTACACATTCTCATCGCATCCGAGGACCGTGCCGCAGCGCAAGAAGTATCGCGACAACTACGAGCTTCAGTAAGGCATTCAAGACGGTTCCCTAACGCCTTGCGCTTTCATTCTCATTTTTCGCTAGAAACGAGTTCATACCGTACGGGAACATCATGTACGACCGTCGTATAGTACGCGGAAACACGTACGCTCAACACACATTACCAACCGTAAGCCATTCGTCTCGTTTCGAGTCGATTGTTTGCGAAAATGCTCAACTGTGTCTTGCAGACCGCACAGCCGGATCCGATTGAGATTCAACGTCAACAGGAGGCGCGCAGGAGAGCGGCAGCGCGTCGTAGAGCGCGGCAGCAGTTGAAGCCGAGAAGTCCCGAGCCTGTCGAGGGCAGGAAACACGTTGATGTTCAGACGGAACTTTATCTGGAGGAACTGAGTGATCGCATTGAGGAGGGAGATGCCGAGACGCAGACGGATGCGTTTCTTGACAGGCCGCCGACTCCGCTGTTTATTCCGGCTAAGACAGGAGTCGATGTGGCTACACAGATTGAAGAGGGAGATGTGAGATTCGCTtgagtttgttttttgtttttttgtgtttgtttggatgTTGGTTTGGCAACAATCtgttgttggtctgtctgtttgtctgtctgcacgtctgtctctccgtctgttttgtttgtctgtccacttgtctgtctgtctgtctgttaatgtttgtttgtctgtctgtctgtttgtgtctgtttgtttgtccgtctgtccatttgtctgtctgtctgtccatttgtctgtctgtctgtctgtctgtctgtctgtctgttaatgtttgtctgtctgtctgtctgtctgttaatgtttgtctgtctgtctgtctgtttgtgtgtctgtccatttgcctgtctgtctgtctgtctgtctgtctgttaatgtttgtctgtgtgtctgtctgtttgtgtctgtgtgtctgtctgtttgtgtctgtttgtttgtctgtccatttgtctgtctgtctgtctgtctgtctgtctgtctgtctgtctgttaatgtttgtctgtccatttgtctgtctgtctggctgtctgttaatgtttgtctgtctgtctgtctgtgtttgtctgtctgtctgtctgtttgtttgtctgtccatttgtctgtctgtctgtctgttaatgtttgtctttttgtctgtttgtttgtctg is a genomic window of Corticium candelabrum chromosome 11, ooCorCand1.1, whole genome shotgun sequence containing:
- the LOC134186392 gene encoding uncharacterized protein LOC134186392 → MVTNCVQIFGNEVPFAFTAGKRLVRVRSDSDGTKYRIHSKQDNMLPRDSVSSTEMEYGESGDEAASPQSTISKDSALTASDSNLYTEQEQSSSNRRESTGSRGNNTAGNRRHGSSYSWKSSSGCGGSVSERDAVEKRGAFCRSKSDDVRVSSESLNGNGGSLPSSLQEDTPFLSGEITASGSMPSLCGEDDMLDTKMMAPAGLPRTYSDIPTSPTKLKSHPMLQRRQTPPKAPPATRRLPGQPPTAPNLVERRERPGAAGQGYVDVSGGWSRPLRQSRVSPRRKHGMGSKSAPSSPETDRALETGQSSRNISLPSYDWAVEQNARVSPGSMSHYVQQSWQLESANKPSRIALDRSYSVGVTTSTASELSTSLGSMSYKAAKSHFYVPHTQASVPEYTTVVTAEVLSGGQMKPNMTTVIHPIIHGKDSPSQSTKKKTMFYHRVSTSGAATPPTRTDLPNFKSKSRSLDTWQKKQGYFYQPESNRDLEVPFHRSSTYSSVRNKSRKDEAFSSFVKDTDMSDFQVNRPRSRHRGLSQKFSFSERSVTEPNIPLTSYQHEVRTSSSMDSCENEMRKFDCDFGLSGSFPEVRRIKSVDQLRQRLESSGVDSSPLPDRRAVVSAFESRSAENFKKPYSSRPFQLKTDISGRYVGLTQPSSHIGAFRRYSPSGHNSPGLLSASSKHHGPPRLRRLPLQRSFDSAMDDISAEEDSTPDEENSELFSGLEESFV